One window from the genome of Bdellovibrio sp. NC01 encodes:
- a CDS encoding lytic transglycosylase domain-containing protein, giving the protein MQVLNKVGKLVSKRSTHGIVLTIMTATMAVAVFNSASFPIEVKKITKIVLSAMKLEKDPNIVYNREEILSDYSNKVSEDFKIPADMRDRVGFWFDIYTRYDNNNRVIHNSMYPWIVYKVVDVSPIINAELPKHRWLRNVKADEFVKDEVAKIRDAMKSLSKRKNLDNLDEYETLVAKALNALPGKPQENAAEALKNLRVQTGQKNFFEEGLEVSPLYLSGMEEIFKDLGVPVELTRIPFVESSFNKHAVSKVGASGIWQFMGNTGRSFMTVNHHIDERHSPFKATEAAAKLLKENHMILYKSWPLAVTAWNHGPPGIRKAIKEVGSKNLGDIVADYRTKNFDFASSNFYSEFLAALYAERYQQDIFKDLNKEKSLEVHSVKLARTISAKELLRVSGLSNDDFIMFNPDLKNAVEKNASIPSGFKLMVNDSAKAVLKNLLAKESRPSKSKLSRNDVSLNMNAEIGR; this is encoded by the coding sequence ATGCAAGTACTTAATAAGGTTGGCAAATTAGTCTCAAAACGAAGCACTCACGGGATTGTCCTGACAATCATGACGGCGACTATGGCTGTTGCGGTTTTCAATTCTGCGAGCTTCCCAATCGAAGTTAAGAAGATCACCAAGATTGTTCTTAGCGCGATGAAATTGGAGAAAGATCCAAACATCGTTTACAACCGCGAAGAAATCCTTAGCGATTACAGCAATAAAGTATCTGAAGATTTTAAAATCCCAGCAGACATGCGTGATCGCGTGGGCTTCTGGTTTGATATCTATACTCGTTATGACAATAACAACCGCGTGATCCATAACTCGATGTATCCGTGGATTGTGTATAAAGTTGTAGATGTCTCGCCTATCATCAATGCCGAACTTCCGAAACATCGTTGGTTGCGTAACGTAAAGGCTGATGAGTTCGTTAAAGATGAAGTCGCGAAAATCCGCGACGCTATGAAGTCTCTTTCTAAACGTAAAAACTTAGATAACTTAGACGAATACGAAACGTTGGTTGCAAAGGCCCTGAACGCCTTGCCTGGCAAGCCTCAGGAGAATGCAGCGGAAGCTTTAAAAAATCTTCGTGTGCAAACTGGCCAGAAGAATTTCTTTGAAGAAGGTTTAGAAGTAAGTCCACTTTATCTTTCAGGTATGGAAGAGATCTTTAAAGATCTTGGCGTACCGGTTGAGTTAACACGTATTCCATTCGTGGAGTCGAGCTTTAACAAACACGCAGTCAGCAAGGTCGGTGCATCGGGTATCTGGCAATTCATGGGCAATACAGGCCGTAGCTTCATGACTGTGAATCATCATATTGATGAACGCCACTCGCCATTTAAAGCGACAGAGGCTGCAGCGAAACTATTAAAAGAAAACCACATGATCCTTTATAAATCATGGCCACTGGCTGTAACGGCGTGGAATCATGGTCCTCCGGGCATTCGTAAAGCGATCAAAGAGGTGGGTTCTAAAAACCTAGGCGATATCGTCGCTGACTATAGAACTAAAAATTTCGACTTCGCGTCTTCGAACTTCTATTCAGAGTTCTTGGCAGCTCTTTATGCTGAACGCTACCAACAGGACATCTTTAAAGACTTGAACAAAGAAAAATCTTTGGAAGTTCATTCAGTGAAACTTGCACGCACCATTTCTGCGAAAGAATTGTTGCGCGTCAGTGGCTTGAGCAATGATGACTTCATCATGTTCAACCCTGACTTGAAAAACGCCGTTGAAAAGAACGCTTCGATTCCTTCAGGCTTTAAATTGATGGTCAACGATTCAGCGAAAGCAGTCCTTAAGAACTTGCTAGCTAAAGAGTCTCGCCCATCAAAATCAAAACTTAGCCGCAACGATGTCTCTTTGAACATGAATGCAGAGATCGGCCGCTAA
- a CDS encoding pitrilysin family protein, giving the protein MSKKFQLKNGLKVLLLPSHKSPVVSVQMWVKTGSADEKRGEEGISHFIEHLVFKGTRKYGVGEIASTVEGSGGELNAYTSFDQTVFYVTISKQFSDVAMDVISEMMGFPTFDKQEIDNEREVVIEEIKRGQDSPGRRASQLLFTNTFRKHEYGRPVIGFDKVVRGVSVKKIREYYQSRYVPSNMFLVIAGDFDVKDMKKKVETMFGGFAAFKLRKVKRTKEPVQAGIRVKVEEAKFESTTGYLTWRIPNVKHKDIAALEVMSAIFGQGDSSRLMKALRINEPLTNSVGSFSYSMQDDGLFSISFNLEKENLQAALTKMIPEIVRIIEEPPTPGEMQKAITNFASHEVYSMETVDNIARKAGGDEFYYGDHDHYRKYMKDVYSLKPEDIQKVAKKYFKSDAFGLSLLTNMEKKEAEKILKTFAKDLKKALTTSKAKKIAKPVKFTAKKFNINVGAVEHTPKTEKIQLKSGATLLIREQKDTPYVAMKAAFLGGVRVEDNNQEGLTEIFSRNWLSGSKNFTEDEINLRVDELAAGISAFGGRNSVGLSMDYLSPFEDKMFEIYKDALLYPQFPSTILEREKVVQKNQIKARQDNPAQLCVMAFMKEIFKGHPYSRDLLGTMDSIAGVTPEKLHAYYQKIAHANNLTFCVVGDVKTDKWVKELEELTAALPKGARIKNSFPAPVLKESKHLFQELKKEQSHIIVGYQGLTLDSPDRYALEIIQSILSGQGGRLFLELRDKNSLAYSVSPMHMEGIECGYFGGYIGCSPEKSNKAISMLKEEFNKLVTTKVGEDELTRAQRYLIGRHDIELQRKGTICNAILFDDIYGLDYKDSLDVADKYFAVTPEDVQRVAEKIFSQPSIVSLVGPNDIK; this is encoded by the coding sequence ATGTCTAAAAAATTTCAACTAAAAAACGGTCTAAAGGTCCTTTTGTTACCAAGCCACAAATCTCCTGTGGTCTCTGTACAAATGTGGGTGAAAACGGGATCTGCCGATGAAAAGCGCGGAGAAGAGGGTATTTCTCACTTTATCGAGCACTTGGTCTTCAAGGGCACGCGTAAATACGGCGTCGGCGAGATCGCATCAACAGTTGAAGGCTCTGGCGGGGAGTTGAATGCCTATACTTCTTTCGACCAAACGGTGTTCTACGTAACTATTTCAAAACAATTCTCTGACGTCGCGATGGATGTCATCAGCGAAATGATGGGTTTCCCAACATTCGATAAGCAAGAAATCGATAACGAACGCGAAGTGGTTATTGAAGAGATCAAACGTGGTCAAGACAGCCCCGGTCGTCGCGCTAGTCAGTTGTTGTTCACAAATACCTTCCGTAAACATGAATACGGCCGCCCCGTGATTGGTTTTGATAAAGTGGTGCGTGGTGTTTCGGTTAAGAAAATTCGTGAATACTATCAAAGCCGTTACGTGCCTTCGAATATGTTCTTGGTTATTGCCGGTGACTTCGATGTCAAAGACATGAAGAAAAAAGTCGAAACAATGTTCGGCGGTTTTGCTGCCTTTAAACTTCGCAAAGTGAAACGCACGAAAGAACCTGTACAAGCCGGTATTCGTGTTAAAGTTGAAGAAGCAAAATTTGAATCGACGACTGGTTATCTGACTTGGCGTATTCCAAACGTAAAACACAAAGACATCGCGGCCCTTGAAGTGATGTCAGCAATTTTCGGTCAAGGTGATTCATCACGTTTAATGAAAGCGTTGCGTATCAACGAGCCTCTGACAAACTCTGTCGGCTCATTCAGCTATTCAATGCAAGATGACGGCCTGTTTTCGATCTCTTTCAATCTAGAAAAAGAAAATTTGCAGGCAGCACTAACGAAAATGATTCCAGAAATCGTGCGCATCATTGAAGAGCCGCCAACACCGGGAGAGATGCAGAAGGCGATTACGAATTTCGCCAGCCACGAAGTTTATTCGATGGAAACAGTGGATAACATCGCTCGCAAAGCGGGTGGTGATGAGTTCTATTACGGTGATCACGATCACTATCGCAAATACATGAAGGACGTTTATTCGCTAAAACCCGAAGACATTCAGAAAGTCGCGAAAAAATACTTCAAGTCAGACGCTTTTGGTCTGTCGCTTTTGACGAACATGGAAAAGAAAGAAGCCGAAAAGATCTTAAAGACTTTTGCTAAAGATCTGAAGAAAGCTTTGACGACTTCAAAAGCTAAAAAAATAGCGAAGCCTGTTAAATTCACGGCGAAGAAATTCAACATCAATGTGGGCGCGGTTGAGCACACGCCAAAAACTGAAAAGATTCAGTTGAAGTCGGGCGCGACACTTTTAATCCGTGAACAAAAAGACACTCCGTATGTCGCGATGAAAGCGGCCTTCTTAGGTGGTGTGCGTGTAGAAGATAACAATCAAGAAGGTTTGACTGAAATCTTCTCGCGCAACTGGTTGTCTGGCTCAAAAAACTTCACTGAAGACGAAATCAATCTGCGTGTTGATGAACTTGCCGCGGGTATTAGCGCATTTGGCGGTAGAAACTCTGTCGGTCTTTCAATGGATTACCTATCGCCATTTGAAGACAAGATGTTTGAAATCTACAAAGATGCATTGTTGTATCCGCAATTCCCATCAACGATCTTAGAGCGCGAAAAGGTTGTACAAAAAAACCAAATCAAAGCGCGTCAAGATAATCCAGCGCAGTTATGTGTGATGGCATTCATGAAGGAAATCTTCAAAGGTCATCCGTATTCACGCGACTTACTGGGCACGATGGATTCGATTGCAGGTGTGACGCCGGAAAAATTGCACGCGTATTATCAGAAAATTGCCCACGCTAACAACCTGACATTCTGTGTGGTTGGCGATGTTAAAACTGATAAATGGGTGAAAGAGCTTGAAGAGCTGACAGCCGCTTTGCCAAAAGGTGCCAGAATTAAGAATTCATTCCCAGCGCCGGTGTTGAAAGAATCGAAACACTTATTCCAAGAGCTTAAAAAAGAACAAAGCCACATTATCGTTGGCTATCAAGGTTTGACGTTGGATAGTCCAGACCGTTATGCGCTTGAGATCATTCAGTCGATCTTAAGTGGTCAAGGTGGTCGCTTGTTCCTAGAGCTTCGTGATAAGAATTCGCTCGCGTATTCCGTATCACCGATGCACATGGAAGGTATTGAATGTGGATATTTCGGTGGATATATCGGTTGTTCGCCAGAGAAATCAAATAAAGCAATTTCAATGTTGAAAGAAGAGTTTAATAAGCTTGTGACGACGAAAGTGGGCGAAGATGAATTAACTCGCGCACAAAGATACTTAATCGGTCGTCATGACATTGAATTGCAACGTAAAGGTACGATCTGCAATGCGATTCTATTCGATGATATCTATGGCTTGGATTATAAAGACAGCCTTGATGTTGCAGATAAGTATTTTGCGGTGACACCTGAAGATGTTCAGCGTGTGGCTGAAAAGATTTTCTCGCAACCAAGTATCGTTAGCCTTGTGGGGCCCAACGACATCAAATAA
- the hemW gene encoding radical SAM family heme chaperone HemW — protein MAFGVYVHIPYCIQRCTYCDFATYEQTKILPPDQYVDLLFEEIRQKHRYYKPQTLDTLYFGGGTPSLIPAHLIVAVIKELGRFGFTTRPDTEITIEINPATVSEEKLKIYLDAGVNRFSVGAQTFDDRLLKMVHREHSAKQTLETLDLLRKHNLNFSFDILFALPSQTLEGLKNDVRIAVEQGAKHISPYCLTVPDGHPLSKGRAIDDEQVDMFDFIAEQLTGHGFKQYEISNFAIPGYESRHNMLYWIDEPYWGLGLSSHSYSKESAFGTRYWNINSIGEYKKQILEHQGKEYSSPALHLPSEQFEQLEMHQALTDFCHTSMRLMQGLNERALQEKFPAAVFHQVSGIMNKLTERGWVQSDGSAWSLTRDGVVISNKVFQELTFLKEDIEV, from the coding sequence ATGGCTTTTGGCGTTTATGTTCATATCCCTTACTGTATTCAGCGATGCACTTATTGTGACTTCGCTACTTACGAGCAAACGAAAATTTTGCCGCCGGATCAGTACGTGGATCTTTTGTTTGAAGAGATTCGCCAAAAGCATCGCTACTACAAACCTCAAACTCTGGACACCCTCTATTTTGGTGGTGGAACTCCCAGTCTGATCCCTGCTCATCTTATTGTAGCGGTTATCAAAGAGCTGGGTAGATTTGGCTTTACAACTAGACCTGACACCGAGATCACGATCGAGATCAATCCGGCAACTGTCAGTGAAGAAAAATTAAAAATCTATTTGGACGCTGGAGTAAACCGCTTCAGCGTCGGTGCGCAAACATTCGATGATCGCTTGTTGAAAATGGTTCATCGTGAACATTCCGCGAAACAAACATTGGAAACGCTGGACCTTTTGCGTAAGCATAATTTGAATTTCAGCTTCGATATTTTGTTCGCACTGCCGTCACAAACTTTAGAAGGCTTGAAGAACGACGTGCGCATTGCTGTCGAACAAGGTGCAAAACATATCAGCCCTTATTGTCTGACAGTTCCTGATGGCCATCCACTTTCGAAGGGTCGCGCGATTGATGATGAACAAGTCGATATGTTTGATTTCATTGCGGAACAATTAACCGGCCATGGTTTTAAACAGTACGAAATTTCAAACTTTGCAATTCCAGGTTATGAATCACGTCACAACATGTTGTACTGGATTGATGAGCCCTACTGGGGCCTTGGTTTAAGTTCGCATTCTTATTCGAAAGAATCAGCTTTCGGTACGCGCTATTGGAACATCAACTCTATTGGCGAATACAAAAAACAAATCTTAGAACATCAAGGCAAAGAATACTCTTCGCCTGCTTTACATTTGCCATCTGAACAATTTGAACAGCTTGAAATGCATCAAGCACTTACAGACTTTTGTCATACTTCGATGCGTCTTATGCAGGGCCTTAACGAACGCGCATTGCAAGAAAAGTTTCCTGCCGCTGTCTTCCATCAGGTCTCTGGCATCATGAATAAGCTGACAGAGCGCGGCTGGGTGCAAAGCGATGGCAGCGCATGGTCATTGACTCGTGACGGTGTTGTTATCAGCAACAAAGTCTTCCAAGAATTGACGTTCCTCAAAGAAGATATTGAGGTCTAG
- a CDS encoding nucleotide exchange factor GrpE: MSEENNSQNSNPGNADAAAGSSEIQKLQEQADKFKNDYLYLRAEFENYKRNAIKERSDLIKYGGERFVRELLEIVDNFDRALAVTVTPENLGTYKQGVEMTATELKNLLTRHNITEIPSEGVAFDPNIHEALSSEATDKVAAGHVARVFKKPYKMHDKVIRTGQVVVAKKPE; this comes from the coding sequence ATGTCAGAAGAAAATAACTCTCAAAATTCAAATCCAGGAAACGCGGACGCCGCTGCAGGCTCTTCTGAAATTCAGAAACTTCAAGAACAAGCAGATAAGTTTAAAAATGACTATCTGTACTTGCGCGCAGAGTTTGAAAATTACAAACGTAATGCGATCAAAGAGCGTTCTGATTTAATTAAATACGGCGGCGAAAGATTCGTCCGTGAACTTCTAGAGATCGTAGATAATTTCGATCGCGCGTTGGCCGTCACTGTCACTCCAGAAAATCTTGGCACATACAAACAAGGTGTCGAGATGACTGCGACTGAATTAAAAAATCTTCTTACTCGTCATAACATCACAGAGATTCCTTCTGAAGGTGTTGCGTTCGATCCAAATATTCATGAAGCACTTAGCAGTGAAGCAACAGATAAAGTTGCAGCTGGACACGTGGCTCGCGTTTTCAAGAAGCCATACAAAATGCACGACAAAGTGATCCGCACTGGACAAGTTGTTGTTGCAAAGAAACCAGAATAA
- a CDS encoding DnaJ C-terminal domain-containing protein — protein sequence MSKKDFYSILNVSRSASADEIKKAYRKLAMQYHPDKNPGDKKAEEKFKELSEAYEVLSDQKKRDMYDQFGHAGAQGFGGAGSGPFGGAGGFGGFGGAGGPGGGGFGGGSANGGDPFQDIFGDVFSDIFGGAGRGHAGAGPRTRRQTKGTDLRYTLNVSFEESALGTEKVISFMRQRGGKEESAKLSVNVPAGVKEGQRLKLAGEGDSGSSGPAGDLYVIISVQEHALFKRNENDVTLDLPVSYVDAILGTNIEVPTLTGKAMIRIPPGTHSGQIFRLKGKGFPKIGGFGSGDMLVRILVDTPHTLSSKQKELMEELAKSAEPTPMVKAFQEKVTQLMRNRK from the coding sequence TTGTCTAAAAAAGACTTCTACTCCATTTTGAATGTTTCTCGATCTGCATCGGCTGATGAGATCAAGAAAGCCTATCGCAAATTAGCGATGCAGTATCACCCTGATAAAAATCCGGGCGATAAAAAGGCTGAAGAAAAATTCAAAGAGCTGAGCGAAGCCTACGAAGTTCTGAGCGATCAAAAGAAACGCGATATGTATGATCAATTCGGTCATGCGGGCGCGCAAGGCTTTGGTGGCGCGGGTTCTGGCCCCTTCGGTGGTGCCGGTGGCTTCGGAGGATTTGGTGGAGCTGGCGGCCCAGGTGGTGGCGGCTTTGGCGGTGGATCTGCTAACGGTGGCGATCCCTTCCAAGATATTTTCGGTGATGTCTTTAGTGACATCTTCGGTGGTGCCGGTCGTGGTCATGCTGGTGCGGGCCCTCGCACTCGTCGTCAAACAAAGGGCACGGATCTTCGTTACACTTTGAATGTCAGCTTTGAGGAATCTGCTTTAGGTACTGAAAAAGTCATCAGCTTCATGCGCCAACGCGGCGGTAAAGAAGAGTCAGCAAAACTTTCTGTCAACGTTCCTGCGGGCGTGAAAGAAGGTCAGCGTTTAAAACTTGCTGGCGAAGGTGATTCAGGATCGTCAGGTCCTGCGGGTGATTTATACGTGATTATCAGCGTGCAAGAACATGCACTATTTAAACGCAATGAAAATGATGTGACTTTGGACCTTCCCGTTTCTTATGTGGATGCGATCCTTGGTACTAACATCGAAGTGCCAACTTTAACTGGAAAAGCGATGATTCGCATTCCGCCTGGCACACACTCTGGCCAGATTTTCCGTCTGAAAGGCAAAGGCTTCCCGAAAATCGGCGGCTTTGGTTCAGGCGATATGTTGGTTAGAATTTTAGTCGATACTCCACACACACTTTCATCGAAACAAAAAGAATTGATGGAAGAATTAGCGAAATCAGCAGAACCGACTCCAATGGTGAAAGCATTTCAAGAGAAGGTGACACAGCTTATGAGGAACAGAAAATGA
- a CDS encoding penicillin-binding protein activator — MIRKHHYSLVTAACLLVSCTTVATKRPELRQTTATAATTSSAKKGKHVGGMTPSKPPEVAPVTSAPVAVQADQMAVLKNLVMESITAPTKQEQEAYRQRAVDIVDNKLNEKQLEEVADNSDYGYVRGNAMYRLGEKALQDRDQAKAKKYFSGVMDYLPGSDLAARAQDILSQLQASKNVESKTVGVVLPLSGKNAPVGQRALRGLEMGLGLHLPGSSFKLAVMDSEGNPDSARRGVERLVKEDNVIAVVGSLLSKTAPAVAAKSDELGVPSIALSQRSGLTEIGPTVFRNSLTSEMQVRYLVRTAMEDFGMKKFAVLYPNDQYGIEFTNIFWDEVLARGGQVTAVQTYSTKETDFRLVIQRLVGNYYGEARQDEFNMRVKEMQKSDKKRSARKDNVETVLPPITDFDAIFIPDSAKALGQIAAMLAFNDVRGVKLLGTNLWNTAGIAKRAGNFANNLIFVDSLAPTVSEQSRFVNEYKSLYNETPSLIEIQAYDAGLILRQLIASGADSRQDLVKKLTELNKFPGALGPLSMSPDREIERPVTALTVEKGEIAPLKIRK; from the coding sequence ATGATTCGCAAACACCACTACTCCCTAGTAACGGCAGCTTGCTTGCTAGTATCTTGCACGACAGTCGCGACTAAACGTCCCGAGCTTCGTCAAACGACAGCAACTGCAGCTACAACATCTTCTGCCAAGAAAGGGAAACATGTTGGTGGTATGACTCCAAGTAAGCCGCCTGAAGTAGCGCCTGTGACAAGTGCGCCGGTCGCTGTTCAAGCGGATCAAATGGCTGTGCTTAAAAATTTGGTGATGGAATCAATCACAGCTCCAACAAAACAAGAGCAAGAGGCTTATCGCCAACGTGCTGTTGATATCGTTGATAACAAGTTGAATGAAAAACAACTTGAAGAAGTCGCTGATAATTCTGATTACGGTTATGTGCGCGGCAATGCCATGTACCGTCTTGGTGAAAAAGCTTTGCAAGATCGCGATCAGGCGAAGGCGAAAAAATATTTCTCTGGTGTGATGGATTACTTACCGGGCAGCGACTTGGCCGCTCGCGCGCAAGATATCTTGTCGCAACTGCAAGCTAGTAAAAACGTTGAATCTAAAACAGTGGGAGTGGTTCTTCCGCTTAGCGGTAAAAACGCGCCAGTGGGCCAACGTGCGCTTCGTGGACTTGAAATGGGCTTGGGCCTTCATCTTCCTGGATCGAGCTTTAAATTGGCGGTCATGGACTCTGAAGGCAATCCCGATTCTGCTCGCCGTGGGGTTGAGCGTTTGGTGAAAGAAGATAATGTCATCGCAGTCGTTGGCAGCTTGTTAAGTAAAACTGCACCAGCCGTCGCAGCGAAATCGGATGAGCTTGGCGTGCCTTCCATCGCACTTTCGCAACGCTCTGGTTTGACAGAGATCGGTCCGACTGTTTTCAGAAACTCTTTAACATCGGAAATGCAAGTTCGTTACTTGGTGCGTACCGCGATGGAAGATTTCGGCATGAAGAAATTCGCCGTGCTTTACCCGAACGATCAATACGGTATCGAATTCACAAATATCTTCTGGGATGAAGTTTTGGCGCGCGGTGGTCAAGTCACTGCTGTACAAACTTACTCGACTAAAGAGACAGATTTCAGATTGGTCATTCAACGCCTTGTTGGAAACTACTATGGCGAAGCTCGCCAAGATGAATTCAATATGCGTGTTAAAGAAATGCAAAAGTCAGATAAAAAAAGATCTGCACGCAAAGACAATGTTGAAACGGTTCTTCCACCGATCACAGATTTTGATGCGATCTTTATTCCTGACAGCGCCAAAGCCTTGGGTCAGATCGCTGCGATGTTGGCATTCAATGATGTGCGTGGCGTAAAATTGTTGGGCACAAACTTGTGGAATACGGCTGGCATTGCAAAACGTGCTGGTAACTTTGCTAATAACTTAATCTTCGTAGACTCGCTTGCACCAACGGTTTCAGAGCAATCGCGTTTCGTGAACGAATATAAATCTTTGTATAACGAGACTCCTTCGCTTATCGAAATTCAGGCTTACGATGCCGGTTTAATTTTGCGTCAATTGATCGCATCGGGTGCTGATTCGCGCCAGGATCTTGTTAAAAAGCTCACAGAACTGAATAAGTTCCCTGGTGCCTTGGGGCCTCTAAGTATGAGTCCCGACAGGGAAATCGAGCGCCCAGTAACCGCTCTGACAGTGGAAAAGGGCGAGATCGCTCCTTTGAAAATCCGCAAATAA
- a CDS encoding TraR/DksA C4-type zinc finger protein — protein MKSMGITETILMECRKKLLFQKQEIMNRFRTAQREYVATEKSGDEADQSVAHIAEHSFLVSQERMRNQLLEVEMALGRIETGTFGICEETEEPIETERLLAIPWTRLSIEGAELREAVSRRFAR, from the coding sequence ATGAAATCGATGGGTATCACTGAAACAATCTTGATGGAGTGCCGTAAAAAGCTTCTTTTCCAAAAACAAGAAATCATGAATCGATTCAGAACGGCCCAACGCGAATACGTCGCGACAGAAAAATCTGGCGACGAAGCCGATCAATCAGTTGCACATATCGCGGAACATTCTTTTTTAGTTTCACAAGAGCGCATGAGAAACCAACTACTCGAAGTCGAGATGGCCCTAGGCAGAATTGAGACTGGAACATTTGGTATCTGTGAAGAGACGGAAGAACCAATCGAAACAGAAAGACTTCTTGCGATTCCTTGGACTCGTCTAAGCATTGAAGGCGCAGAGCTTCGTGAAGCTGTAAGTCGCAGATTTGCACGCTAG
- a CDS encoding TraR/DksA family transcriptional regulator yields MNATELTTVELDNLKESLLFQKASILNKSHEFKAEQSSVTAHGDEAEIASQDASNNISIHLHERDRVALYSIERALGKIAEGTYGQCESCGEIIGARRLQARPFTALCIECMEEQESHSNIYQ; encoded by the coding sequence ATGAACGCAACCGAACTTACAACAGTAGAACTAGATAACTTGAAAGAGTCTTTGCTTTTCCAAAAGGCATCGATCTTAAACAAGTCACACGAATTCAAAGCAGAACAATCATCTGTTACTGCTCATGGCGACGAAGCAGAAATCGCTTCTCAAGATGCCAGCAATAATATTTCTATTCACTTGCATGAAAGAGATCGCGTTGCGCTTTACTCTATTGAACGTGCATTGGGTAAAATTGCTGAAGGTACCTACGGCCAGTGCGAATCATGCGGCGAAATTATCGGCGCACGCAGACTTCAGGCTAGACCTTTCACAGCCCTTTGTATTGAGTGCATGGAAGAACAAGAAAGCCACTCGAATATTTATCAATAA